In Paramormyrops kingsleyae isolate MSU_618 chromosome 13, PKINGS_0.4, whole genome shotgun sequence, a single window of DNA contains:
- the LOC111849646 gene encoding neuropilin and tolloid-like protein 2: MHTAWVLLILIEEGFVLAQKTKGLHNVGQMNKSAGQCGTWIQNSNGGLFTSPNYPDTYPPNKECVFILEALPRQRIELTFDETYYIEPSFECRFDYIEVRDGPFGFSPLINRFCGPSSPGMVRSTGRFMWIKFSSDEELEGLGFRVKYAFIADPDFRLHVGDIFSPIPDCQFELMGSDGVIHSSQVEEEAKIKSGSAVDCIWTVRAPPKSKIYLRFMEYQMEHSNECKKNFVAVYDGSSAIENLKAKFCSTIANDIMLDNGVAVVRMWADENSRLSRFRMLFTSFVEPPCSDDTFFCHSNMCINNSLVCNGVQNCVYPWDENQCREKSGSLLNQIIRARGTVIGVSAGIVLVLLVISIVVQMKQPRKKILSRKPPLNKAGFQEVFNPPHYNLFSLRDKEMSSDLADLSDDLESYHKLRHNSVASRCIHEHHCGSLASSLKPSQADLSSMELLYHNDFSQSQTLRTLNSTYKKSCCVYKQAHDCAENVIEDRVLEEIPCEIYMHGNKRAASSKHCISMDF; the protein is encoded by the exons ATGCACACAG cttgggttcttctgattctgattgaAGAAGGATTTGTACTGGCACAGAAAACGAAAG GACTGCATAATGTGGGCCAGATGAACAAAAGTGCAGGACAATGTGGTACCTGGATCCAGAATTCAAATGGAGGACTCTTCACCTCTCCTAATTATCCTGACACATACCCCCCAAACAAGGAATGTGTTTTCATTCTGGAAG CCCTACCCCGCCAGAGAATTGAGCTGACCTTTGATGAGACCTATTACATTGAGCCTTCTTTCGAGTGCCGCTTCGACTACATTGAGGTACGGGATGGTCCCTTCGGTTTCTCTCCTCTCATCAACCGCTTCTGTGGACCCAGCAGTCCTGGCATGGTCAGATCCACAGGGCGCTTCATGTGGATCAAGTTCAGTAGTGATGAGGAACTGGAAGGGCTCGGTTTTCGAGTCAAATATGCCTTCATAGCAG ACCCTGACTTTCGTCTACACGTTGGGGATATCTTTAGCCCAATTCCTG ATTGTCAGTTTGAACTTATGGGCTCTGATGGAGTTATCCACTCCAGTCAGGTGGAAGAGGAAGCAAAGATTAAATCTGGCAGTGCAGTAGACTGCATCTGGACTGTGCGTGCCCCTCCTAAATCCAAG ATCTATCTTCGTTTTATGGAGTACCAGATGGAACACTCAAATGAGTGCAAGAAAAATTTTGTGGCAGTGTATGATGGTAGCAGTGCCATTGAAAACCTGAAGGCCAAGTTCTGCAGCACTATCGCCAATGATATCATGCTGGACAACGGTGTGGCTGTGGTCCGCATGTGGGCGGATGAGAACAGTCGACTCAGTCGATTCCGGATGCTTTTCACTTCATTTGTTGAAC CTCCTTGTTCAGATGATACTTTTTTTTGCCACAGCAATATGTGCATCAATAACTCTCTTGTTTGCAATGGAGTTCAGAACTGTGTGTATCCCTGGGATGAAAACCAGTGCAGAG AAAAGTCCGGCAGCCTTTTAAATCAGATCATCCGGGCACGTGGGACTGTCATTGGAGTGTCGGCTGGCATTGTCTTGGTGCTGCTTGTTATTTCCATCGTGGTGCAAATGAAGCAACCACGCAAGAAAATATTATCCCGCAAGCCTCCATTGAATAAGGCAGGCTTCCAGGAGGTTTTTAACCCACCTCATTACAATCTTTTCTCTTTGCGGGACAAGGAGATGTcctcagacctggcagacctaTCAGATgacctggagagctaccatAAGCTGCGGCATAACTCTGTAGCCTCGCGATGCATCCATGAGCACCACTGCGGCTCACTGGCCTCCAGCCTTAAGCCAAGCCAGGCCGACCTTAGCTCCATGGAGCTGTTATACCATAATGACTTCTCCCAATCACAAACCCTGCGGACACTCAATAGCACCTATAAGAAGAGCTGTTGTGTCTACAAACAGGCTCATGACTGTGCAGAGAATGTCATTGAGGATCGTGTGTTGGAGGAGATCCCTTGTGAGATCTACATGCATGGCAACAAAAGAGCTGCTAGTAGTAAACATTGTATTTCCATGGACTTTTAG
- the LOC111849653 gene encoding dnaJ homolog subfamily A member 2-like translates to MANVADTRLYDILGVSPSASENELKKAYRKLAKEYHPDKNPNAGDKFKEISFAYEVLTNPEKKELYDRYGEQGLREGGGGGGGMDDIFSHIFGGGLFGFMGGQARSRNGGRRRGEDMVHPLKVSLEDLYNGKTTKLQLSKNVLCNTCNGQGGKTGAVQKCVACRGRGMRIIIRQLGPGMVQQMQSVCTDCNGEGEVINEKDRCKKCEGKKVVKEVKILEVHVDKGMRHGQKITFGGEADQAPGVEPGDIVLVLQEKEHETFKRDANDLHMTHKIGLVEALCGFQFTLKHLDGRQIVVKYPAGKVIEPGSVRVVWGEGMPQYRNPFEKGDLYIKFEVEFPDNNWISPEKLSELEDLLPARAEVPIVSGDAEEVDLLDFDMSQGTSGGHRREAYNDSSDEESGHHGPGVQCAHQ, encoded by the exons ATGGCTAACGTCGCGGACACCAGACTGTACGACATCTTAGGGGTTTCCCCGTCCGCCTCTGAAAACGAACTGAAGAAG GCATACCGTAAGCTAGCAAAGGAGTACCACCCTGATAAAAATCCAAACGCTGGAGACAAG TTTAAGGAAATAAGCTTTGCCTATGAAGTGCTCACCAACCCAGAGAAAAAGGAGCTGTATGACCGGTATGGAGAGCAGGGCCTTCGGGAAGGTGGTGGAGGCGGTGGAGGGATGGATGACATTTTCTCACATATCTTTGGAGGCGGACTGTTTGGGTTCATGGGAGGACAGGCTAGAAGCCGAAACGGTGGAAGACGTCGGGGGGAAGACATGGTCCATCCACTCAA GGTTTCTCTTGAAGATTTGTATAATGGAAAAACAACCAAACTGCAACTAAGCAAGAATGTTCTGTGTAACACTTGTAACGG CCAGGGGGGTAAGACCGGAGCTGTTCAGAAATGTGTGGCGTGCAGGGGACGGGGTATGCGCATTATCATCCGACAGCTGGGTCCTGGTATGGTCCAGCAGATGCAGTCTGTCTGTACTGATTGTAATGGTGAAG GTGAAGTTATAAATGAAAAAGACCGTTGTAAAAAGTGTGAGGGGAAGAAAGTGGTGAAAGAAGTAAAAATCCTGGAGGTTCATGTTGACAAAGGCATGAGGCATGGTCAAAAAATTACCTTTGGAGGGGAGGCCGACCAGGCACCTGGAGTTGAACCTGGAGATATTGTCCTTGTCCTGCAGGAGAAGGAGCACGAG ACATTCAAAAGAGATGCCAATGACTTGCACATGACTCACAAAATCGGCCTTGTTGAAGCACTTTGTGGATTCCAGTTCACACTGAAACATTTAGATGGCAGACAGATTGTTGTGAAGTATCCTGCTGGTAAAGTAATTGAGCCAG GTTCTGTCAGAGTAGTGTGGGGTGAAGGTATGCCGCAGTATCGTAATCCATTTGAAAAGGGGGATCTGTATATTAAATTTGAAGTGGAATTCCCAGATAACAACTGGATCAGCCCAGAGAAGCTTTCT GAACTGGAAGACTTGCTGCCTGCCCGGGCTGAGGTGCCCATTGTTTCTGGAGACGCAGAGGAGGTCGACCTCCTGGACTTTGACATGAGTCAAGGCACTTCTGGCGGACATAGGCGGGAGGCGTATAACGACAGCTCAGATGAGGAGAGTGGTCACCATGGACCTGGAGTCCAGTGTGCCCACCAGTAG
- the LOC111849643 gene encoding UPF0547 protein C16orf87 homolog, which produces MSTNKSKKVKMATKSCPDCDQQIPVACKSCHCGYVFISRKLLNAKQAERSSTTLDRLDAKRRRTERIQAEKISSTSANHKEQRRQSRSNSQCEQVRRGRGRPKTIAHKKQEEEREKQDKDIDIYASLSDEKAFVFSVALAEINRKILGQRLIL; this is translated from the exons ATGTCGACAAATAAATCAAAGAAAGTGAAAATGGCCACTAAATCATGTCCTGACTGTGATCAACAG ATTCCAGTAGCCTGCAAGTCTTGTCACTGTGGCTATGTGTTTATTAGCCGAAAACTCCTAAATGCTAAACAGGCTGAGAGATCATCAACCACATTGG ATAGGCTAGATGCTAAAAGGAGGAGGACAGAAAGAATACAAGCAGAGAAGATTAGTTCGACCTCAGCCAATCACAAAGAGCAGAGAAGGCAGTCCCGCTCAAACAGCCAATGTGAGCAGGTCCGAAGAGGGAGGGGACGGCCCAAAACCATTGCACACAAGAAGCAAGAGGAAGAGAGAG AAAAGCAAGACAAGGACATTGATATTTATGCTAGTCTCTCAGATGAGAAAGCTTTTGTGTTTTCAGTGGCTTTGGCAGAGATCAATAGGAAGATCCTTGGTCAGAGATTGATTTTATAA